The following proteins come from a genomic window of Triticum aestivum cultivar Chinese Spring chromosome 6A, IWGSC CS RefSeq v2.1, whole genome shotgun sequence:
- the LOC123130729 gene encoding salt tolerance receptor-like cytoplasmic kinase 1, which yields MLPGCGLLDCLRRGERDTHDAGRTDSRVSADPGGGSASSAGKSGRARRLEWAEVESVTGGFSSRVIGQGGFSTVYLASLTSSRLGAVKVQRSSERLHRVFRQELDVLLSVRHPHIVRLLGYCDEREEGVLVFEYAPNGDLHERLHRSGQKRAALPWARRMAAAFQVAMALEYLHESQDPAVIHGDVKASNVLLDANMDVKLCDFGFAHVGFSAAVLPAAARASARHVMGSPGYVDPHFLRSGVATKKSDVYSFGVLLLELVTGREAICADTGCRLTVAVAPVVSEGKVADVVDRRLGDAYDREEAVTVAALALQCINVSSGLRPSMTDVVRVLQEKTSALISAVGPKPASKMVVS from the exons ATGTTGCCCGGGTGCGGGCTGTTGGATTGCCTCCGCCGCGGCGAGCGCGACACGCATGACGCCGGCCGGACGGACTCCCGCGTCTCGGCCGACCCGGGCGGCGGGTCGGCGTCGTCGGCCGGGAAGAGCGGGCGGGCGAGGCGGCTCGAGTGGGCCGAGGTCGAGTCGGTCACGGGCGGCTTCTCGTCCCGCGTGATCGGCCAGGGCGGCTTCAGCACCGTGTACCTGGCGTCGCTCACCTCCTCCCGCCTCGGCGCCGTCAAGGTGCAGCGGAGCAGCGAGCGCCTCCACCGCGTCTTCCGCCAGGAGCTCGACGTGCTCCTGTCCGTGCGCCATCCCCACATCGTCCGCCTCCTCGGCTACTGCGACGAACGAG AGGAGGGCGTCTTGGTGTTCGAGTACGCCCCCAACGGCGACCTGCACGAGAGGCTCCACCGGAGCGGCCAGAAGCGGGCGGCGCTGCCGTGGGCGCGGCGGATGGCCGCCGCGTTCCAGGTGGCGATGGCGCTGGAGTACCTCCACGAGAGCCAGGACCCCGCGGTCATCCACGGCGACGTCAAGGCGTCCAACGTCCTGCTCGACGCCAACATGGACGTCAAGCTCTGCGACTTCGGCTTCGCGCACGTCGGCTTCTCCGCCGCGGTCCTCCCGGCCGCGGCCAGGGCGTCAGCGCGCCACGTCATGGGCTCCCCGGGGTACGTGGACCCGCACTTCCTCCGCTCCGGCGTGGCCACCAAGAAgagcgacgtgtacagcttcggggtgctgctgctggagctggtgACCGGGCGGGAGGCCATCTGCGCGGACACGGGGTGCCGGCTCACGGTCGCCGTGGCGCCCGTGGTCAGCGAGGGGAAGGTGGCCGACGTGGTGGACAGGAGGTTGGGAGACGCGTACGATCGCGAGGAGGCCGTGACCGTGGCGGCGCTCGCGCTGCAGTGCATCAACGTCAGCTCCGGGCTCCGGCCGTCCATGACGGACGTGGTGCGCGTTCTCCAGGAGAAGACGTCGGCGTTGATCTCCGCCGTTGGACCTAAGCCGGCCAGCAAGATGGTGGTTTCGTAA